The Drosophila sechellia strain sech25 chromosome 2R, ASM438219v1, whole genome shotgun sequence nucleotide sequence ACTTCAATTAACGAGCCTAGGACGAGTTGTTGAATGTCTCCTATCCGGCAGCTTTCTAGCCGAATTTCCCCCTGGCAATCCGTACACCAATCCGTATCTAACCCATGGCCAACATCGTTGGCATCCGTTGGGCATCGTTATTTGATGTCCTCGAATATCCAGCCGTTACAATTCATCAAACAAGCGAATGGATATTACTTCATCGAGTGCTATATTAAATACTTGAACCGAGCGAACAACGAAATTGTCAACGAACAGCAATTGAAACGACCTCaaaagtgggtgggtgggcaTGGGTCTTTTGTGGGGGGGGTTAGGTAAAAGTGACTGCTGCGAGCTCGAAACAAAAGTAAATTGCAATAAAAGTTTTGTAATTGACAAACGGACAACAAACAAAACTCCACTTCAGTTGTCGGTTGTCGTTGTTTGCTGGACAGAAGCTCGGTCAACGGATGGGATGTGGTTAGGTGGGTGGGCGGTAGTCCCAATCGGTTGGGCTCAAGGGGCTGTTGGGGAGGGACAACGAGGGGTTAGTGGGCTGACTGAAGTCTGCGCTGTTGGAGGCTAAACAACTGGCGCTGGCATCAACAAAAACCGATTTTCCAAAAAACAGgaagcggcaacagcagcgcGAATGTTGGCAAAATCAGGGGCCCAGTTTTGGGCCACATCAACATTAcacttaaaaataaagttattaatttgtacaaaaatttataaatttctcTTATTtcaattgttatttattttaagcgGTAAGAACAAAGCACGCTTTGAGCTAGCATATAAAGTGTTTCatagttttatttaatgaATTCTTAATAATTTTTAGCAGTGCAGTTACCAACCTACTGACAAGTCTGTCTCATCATTTCGTACATTTGCGCCCGCATATTGACTTTGAGCGAGGCGCACAAACGATTCACAGATTTAAGAAATAAAAGTTTAGTGCTCCGGCGAGCAAATCTGTAGCCGCCAATGCCAAAACACAGAGAATCGGGTGGTGTGGGTGGTGCACCCTCTgtcaaagcaaacaaaagacGCGTCTGTGGTCGTTGCTACCCCTACCGCTCCTCCAGAATCCAGTGAATCAGCCAGCGAACCACCCATCTACAACTACACACTGTGCCTGCGGCTGTCGAACGCAAAATGTCGTCGGTGGCTTGGGGACTTTGACTTGTCGGATCTGGATCTGAATCGGAATCGGTATCGAAATCGGAATAGGGATCCGAAAGGATGCTGGCGCGTTTTGGAGCGGCACAAAAAAGGCCATGGAAAAGGGCAGTAGAACAAAGGGAGAGCCGGGTTTAATCCAAGCATCATgataatttcactttttttttttttaagatttttaaagattttataCGATTTCGACTTGTACATAATAGTGCCATTAAATGCCTTAGTTACTTAACAAACACCTACCTTATGCATGGTCtgttaaatatacaaatttactataatttactttattcaaataaatgcGATTAAATACAGAACAGAACCGTTATGAAAATGccatttaaaacaatttgtcAACGGCACCAAAAACCCAAGGAAACTGGACAGAGGAATCCACAAAGAAACACGGACaaggaaactgaaaatgtgaaaatgaaaataataatgaaagaATGAATTATGAACTTATACGCGCCAGACCCGAAGGACCTTGCCAACTGAATATTGCACTACCAACCCACTTCCTGGCCCAGCCCCACCCACCAGTTTGTGGGACGTGAGAGGAAAGCAAAAATGGCGCGGCACAAAAATGATTGTGTATGTTAAGTTTGGCACGCGCCACGCCTACAATAAACCGCAAAAGTCAAAAGGAGCGTCCGGATGGGGGATATAAAGATGGAGGGAGATAGAGTGCccacaaaagtatgcaacatatTTCACAGTTCGAGGCAGATGGCGATGGAAAAGGACAAAACAGACCCAAGGGAAAGCCCCACTGTCGCCACACGCCCACAAGCCCACTCTCAAAAGCGTGACTGTTACTTCCAGCATCCCAGAGCACCCCACGCCCCCCATCCGGTCACCCCCGCAACCCCACCCCTTCCCTGAATCACCCCTTCCATTCGAAGCAGAATTTGAATTATGTGCGCTCTGGGCGTAAGTTATACTTAACTACATGCCGCAAAAGTTGCTACGCTCTGTGTCATGTTTATTGCGATTTCATGTGCCATTACACCCACAAGAGCGACAGGGACGGAGCTAAGGAGGGCGAAAGAGATGGCGACAGCCAACGAAACTGCCTGCTAATCTGTTGATAAATAAACAGAGTGCACAACTTGATGGCTTCATATCAACTAAAGGTACacgtaaaaaaaaattaaagcttAAATTAGAGGAAATCGTGCTTGCAGTGCATGAAAATCGTTCTTATACTATACAAATTTTACTAAGATACTTTATAGAATGATAAATACAAAACATCAACCTATTTGTTATGCTTTGTCAGTAGAGCGTACATATTACTTATATTTTCGGATTTATTTATACACAATGAATTATTTTCTGTGTAATAAAGACAAATGTCAAAGCATTTTTACCTGTGCCATGGCCACACTTTCGCACCCCCTACGAATTTTTACATGCATCTCACGTCGCTCTCGCACGCAAATGTGACCAGAGTCATGAGAgctgccattgttgtttttgtcattcATCACGGTCGTGGAGGAGGGGGGaagtgtaaataaaaaattgtcaCTTTGACACGTCTGATGGGTGCCAATTTCCCTATTTTCAACCCACCCTCGACACTTTGAATTTATTCGCCTATTTCCGAGCTTTTATTCGATATCGAATTTATTCATTGAAAATAGCTAGATTTCTGATTCAGGCGAATCGTATTTAGATTAGactttgactttaactttggTGTGATgtattaatttatttcgatTCAGTTGGTTGACAATGTTAAAGCGACACTATCCGATTAAAtagtaatgaaataaataaattccaaTTTATTCAGTTAGTTTCCATGCAGAGACTTAACGAACGAAATGGGAATTTTTTGGATTGCAGCTATATCGTTCTCGTGGCAATTTTCAGACGCCTTTTATTATATGCCCAAATTCCTTTGCATTCCACCATATGTGGCCATTAATGGAAGCTGCTTGATTCCTACCCCCACAGAACCCACGATCCTGGTAAGGATAACTGATAATAAAATCGTAATTATGCTTTAACTAGCTTCGATACCAAaacttttatatctttttcAACGTTTATTATTTGTAGCCCTGTTTGAAGAACCTTCAAAACTCAACGGTGTTTCCGAAAAATCGTGAAGTAGTTACCGTTAGTCCCCCGAATTTAATACCGGAAGATGGTGATACTATCGGAGAAGGCCATTCGAAAGATAAAAAGCCTAATATTCCTATCAAAATACCAGTAAAGGTGACTACTCACTACACATTTATTTTCAAGataataatatttacttaGCCTATTTCGGAGAATTCACCAATAAATCAAATACCTCAGGAAGCAGGAGCCGGAGTTGAAGGCGATAAGACAAAGGAAGATTTAAGTCCGGTACGGAACTAAGAAGTTATACATCAGTGCACGAgttcatttattattttaataggCTGTTCCGGATGCAAATAAAGTGCCTACTGAGAGTTCGGAAAATACCTTGGATTTGGAGTCCAATGACAACAATATTGGTAAACCTGAAGACTCCAATCAAAACGAAAGTAATCCGGATAGTATAACACAGGTAAGAACTTTATAGGCGTGTCAACATTTTTAGATACATTGTAATTCATTAAATAGAGTAAACATAAAAATTCGACCTTAATTTCAACAAGTCCTGGACAGGAAACAAATGGAAACAATCTTCCGGAAAAAGGTTCTAATACAAACAGTAAATTAAAACCGGTATGAAAATTGCTTGTTTTTGTAGAAAAACCCAACAGTCGAGGGTTTTCGAGATTAAACACtactaatattttttttagccaATTTCGGAATAttcccaaataaataatataccCCCGGAAGAAGGATCATTTGAAGGCGATAATACAAACAAAGATTTAAATCCGGTAATGAACTAAAAAATTACACATCAGTGCTagtgattttttttaaatattcaaatagaCCGTTCCTGAAGAGAGCAAAGTGCCTACTGAAAGTTCAGAAAATACCTTAGATTCGGAATCCAATGACAACTATGTTGGTAAACCCGAAGACTCTGATCAAAACGAAAGTAATCCGGATATTATAACACCGGTAAGAACATTATAGGTGTGCCAACATTCTTAGATCCAttgtatttcattaaataGAGTCAACATGAAAATTCGAGCCTAATTTCGACAAACCACGGACAAGAAACAAATGAAAGCTACCTTCCAGAAAATGGATATAGTACAGGCAGTAAATTAAAACCGGTAAGAAAATTGTATTGTTTATGATTGCAGAAAACATTGTAGTAGAGTAACCCAGCCCGAgtttaaacaataataataattacttAGCCTACTCCGAAAAATTCCCAAATAAATCAAACATCTCCGGAAGCAGGAGCAGTCGCAGGCGATAATACAAACCAAGATTTAAATCCGGTAAGAAACAAAGAAGTTATACATCAATCCAcctgtttttattattattttaatagaCCGTTACCGATGCAAATAAATTGCCTACTGAAAGTTCAGAAAATATCTTAGATTCGGAATTCAATGCCAACAATATTGGTAAGCCCGAAGACTCCAATCAAAACGAAAGTAATCCGGATATTATAACACCGGTAAGAACATTATAGGTGTGCCAAAATTCTTAGATACATTGTAATTCATTAAATAGAGTCAACATGAAAATTCGAGCCTAATTTCAACAAATCCTGGACAAGAAACAAATGGAATCAGAGATCCTGTAAATGGATCTAAATCAATCAGCATATTAAAACCAGTAAGAAAGTTTGCAGAAGattgcaaaaaatatttttgtagaGAAACCTAACAGTCCTATTTATTAGCCTATTTTGGAAAAttcccaaataaataaaatacctACGGAATCAGGAGCAGTTGAAGGTGATAAGACAAACAAAGATTTAAATCTGGTAACGAACTACGAAGTTATACAATAGATCACctgttatttttattattttaataggATGTTCCTTATGTAAATAAGTTTAGCTCAAAAAACACTATAAATTCGCAGTCCAACAATACGAATATTAGTAAGCCTGAAGACTCCGaccaaaacgaaaataatCCCAATATCATTACATTGGTAGATGAATATAGTTTTGTTAACTTCCTTAGATACCTTTCAATTCATTTAATAGAATAAAACTGCGAATTCGAGCGTTACTTTAACCAATCCTGGACAAGAAACAAATGGAATCAGAGATCCTGTAAATGGATCGAGTGCAAGCAGCATACAGAATGTTTCGAAACCAAGAAAGCTTGATGGTAAAAATTTTGAAAGTAACCTAGGCGTAGGAAACGATATTAGGCCTGGAAACATTGTAAGTACTAATGCAGATTTTACATGTTTTATTACTAATACTGCCGAAATTATGAACTCAAACGATACAAAGGCAGAAGACCGCAACCAGAAtctgaaaaaagaaaacacaattGTGTCGGTAAGGAAACACTGTTTTTACCTTTGATAAAAAATGACAAGTGTTTCAATAATTAAATAGTCAATTTCGGAAAATCCTACAATGAACAAAACTGGTGATTTACTACCCGAAAACATGGAAAGTCCAACAAAGCTATCAAGTGTTTCCTTAGCTAAGGTAAGAGGGTTTATATACCTGAAAACCAAATTCATAAGTTTGCTATTCAGTTTGTAAATGATTGAAGTTTACCAATTATTGATCGAATACGATTTCAGAATTAATATCCTAAAAGCATAGGCAAACTTGTTTTTCAGATACCTAGTACAAGACCTACTATTTCTCAACCTCCTAAAAAGGGAATTAGTATTTTGCCGCCCAAAATGCCCCCAAGAATTTACTATGTAAGTTCCAAACAATTGTCCAAAAATACGTTATTAAATAagtcttttttttaaattaggATTTGAATCCTCCAAAATCCGAAATACCTTCGGTAAgcattatattattatataatattaaaaattaatgccAAATAACAACTCTTTATGTTAGATTTCAGGAGCAGATGCTGGCTTTCTTCCGATAAGTCCTTCAATTCCTGATACAGATAAATTAAGCAGTGGCATCTTACCATcagaaatacaaatacaaacagCTTTACCCGGTGTAAGTTATAAAAATGAATATGAAAGAAaagtttaataataattttatttattgcgcTAAGGATTTAAATCCTTCAAAAGATCCTTCGGTATGTTCCGAATTTCTAATCTGTAATCCAGACTTTATGAATACTTTGTTGTAGATGCCCGAAATGGTACCAGTGAGAGATCCTTCAATTCCTGACACagaaaatttgattaaaaatacATTGCCATCCGAAGGGCTGTCAAAAATTGTCTCCCCCGGAGTAAGGTTTTAAAAGATTTctgaataatatttttttaagttcAAATGTATTTAAGGATTTGCATACACCGATAATTCCTGATACTAATGAAGTTATAAATGGTTTATTACCATCCGAACGTCCGAATCAAATACCATTGTCTGGGGTAAGAATGGAAAGAAATTCGTAAAAATtcttatatattatatattatattttctttgttaGAATAAGGGTCATCCAAATACTCACCCAGTATGTATTGTAGTCACATCTGACTCCAGTATCATGATAACTATCTATATTTTAGATAACTGGGGTAGTATCTGCAACTAAGCCAGTAGTTCCTGCTCTTCCTGGCACACATAATTTGGTAAACAGATAAAACAAGCAAGAATCTATCAATCCGagttatataaaaatatatgactcaaatattttttgaacattattaaaaacaataagTTCATTCTTTATTACAGGTGCCTGTGCCCAAACAGCCAATACTGCCAAAGATTCCTGATGCGGATCATTCGATAAATGAAGAAGATTTGAACGCTAAACCACAATCACCTAAAATTCACATACCCGGGGtaaagaatttaaaacaatCATAAGAAAACTTAATTTATTGGTAAGACTATGCTTTTCAGGCGCCGAAGATAATTGATCCCAAAATTCATATTCCTGAGTCAAAAGAGCCCATACTACCAAAGATTCCTGAAACGGATCATTTGATAAATGAAGAAGATTTGATCGGTAAACCACAATCACCCAAAATTCACATACCCGGGGTAAAAATTATAAAGAAGTCATAAAGAAACTTAATTTATTGGTAAAACTATGCTTTTTAGGCGCCGAAGATAATTGATCCCAAAATTCATATTCCTGATTCCAAAGAGCCCATACTACCAAAGATTTCTGAAACGGATTATTTGATAAATGAAGAAGATTTGATCGGTAAACCACAATCACCCAAAATTCACATACCCGGGGTAAAAATTATAAAGACGTCATAAAGAAACTTAATTTATTGGTAAAACTGTGCTTTTTAGGCGCCGAAGATAATTGATCCCAAAATTCATATTCCTGAGTCCAAAGAGTCAATACTACCAAAGATTTCTGTTGCGGATCATTTAATTAATGTAAAAGATTTGATCGCTAAACCACAATCACCCAAAATTCACATACCCGAGGTAAAGATTATAAAAGAGTCATCAACTTTAATTTATTAGAAAAACAATGCTTTTCAGACGCCGAAGATAATTGAGCCCAAAATTCAGATTCCCGAGGATCCAAAAATGCCCAAATTAATTAGACCTGAAGACCTATATCCGAAAGATATAAATATCTATGATCTTTTGCCCAAGGACATGTTTGCCTAAAGCCTTATTTTCACCGGTGCTTAAAagataatatatttttgaaaaatgacaCCGGGCTTAGTTGTGCATTGAGGAGAAGAATAAATGAATATTCAAatgatttatttgaattttaccATATCCCTCGGTAATAATCATCGCGTGCTTTTCTCTGATGTGGTCGGGTAGTGCAAACTCATATTctaattttatgcaaattatacGCTGATTATGCTGTCAGCATCACTGGAGGTTCCGCACATTTCATTATGTATCTACATACATGAACATGTACAATGAAATCTCATTCCGTTTTCATTTTGCTGGTcgcctttgttgttgccgctgtggTTGTTGCTTAATCATTTCAAATTTTATATGGTAATTGTTGTTCGGCTGCCTTTGGCATGCAAATGTTTGCCCGATTGCATGTTGACCATTTGTTGTTTGCAAAACAGTTGCCATTGTGATTCGTAGTATGTCCTCACAACACCCTAGCAAATGCATTCAACTTCGCCACCTGTCACAAGTCCATCGAATTGATTGCTTTTCGTTTGGCAGTCGACTTTGTGGGATAATAATTGAAACATGCTGAAATCATACTCTTGACTTATGTAATAATCTGGATTATTAAAAGAAGAACTGGTTTTACATTACTAAATCTAGGACTCTTAACTTGTCCAGATAACATAATAAGGTTAAGGTATTAAGTTTAAGTCCAGAACTAGGCTTTTCCAActaattaaactaataaataatGCTTAAGAGCGCTCACAAGCCTACGATGGTTCTCCAAAACTTGTAATAAGTTATCATATGATAACCGAgctattattaaattaattattgatTGTTATGGCAAAGTATGGTAGTCCCAGAGCCAGTGTACCATATTCAAGGGGTTCCAGCATGTGGTTGCTGAATCTCACCCCCATTATTAATACAAACTTAAATTAAGGCTCAAATCCAGGCCGCCGTCATTATCAGGATatggcagcagcggcaggaTCAACAGGAATACACAAGCAGCAGGTCCTGCCACATCCGACAAATGCAATGCGGGAAGCGAGGACAGCAATATCGAATCGTACAACATTTCGCAGCGGCATAGTCAAAATATCTAACGCACAACAGCTGGAAGACAAAGCAAAGGCGGCCAAATCAACGGCAACGGATGCGAGAATGTTTATGCCCATTATGAACAGCATGGGATGTGTGggtgcactgggagaaaagaGAGGCAATTACTTACAAAAACATGTCGATTGGCTGCACAGTAATAATTGCAGTCCCAGTTTAAATTTAAGTTGGACAGCAATTACCATAGACATTTTCCTTTCGTTAGTCAGAGAAAAAGTGTCCAAAATTTATCTCTGTGTATGGAGAGACATGGGTGCATGTGGGCGGGTGGCAAAGGGGTGAATTGCGGTGCCAGGCATTCACATACCCATCGCATAAACGTTTTGTGCATTGCAAATCTGTTTGCCGCAGGATCCGACCCAGTTGAAATCCTTCCAAATTATGCACGAAAATTATGTGTGCGAAAGCGAAAATTCCCGCAGACAAACTGGCATTGcgaatattgcgcatacgacaTGTGTTTGGCATATTAAAATGGGGCACATGCCGAGCTATTGAAGGAACAACCATCGACCGGGATGTGCATTGTCATTAGCCCAATTCGCGAATCGCTTTAAGTCACCCCTCACCCCTCCGGCGGATTCAATTGTTCGCAATCATTTATCAAATGAGTTTTCACAAAAATGTCACACAATGCAATTTCTGCTGCTTCTGGGAATGGGAATCCGGCGAAATAAATGATGCCAGCTTGCATTCCAGTTTTAGTGTCATAAGTAAATCCCGGCGGTATAGAAAAATGACTAAGAACTGACGGGGGAAAAGTTAAAGTTGCCATGATATAGACTGCTGGCTGGCATTATTACATTGTTGCATAAGACAGGAGCAGAGAAATGTGAAATCcgcttgtgtgtttgtgtgtgtgtatcctGCAACCAATAAGTTGCCAGCAGCCGTTGCCATTGCAGCGAATACCCTTTCTGGCTGCCTGACATTTATGTACGgctatgtatgtgtatgtgcgATGTGCGAGCATGTGTGCGTGCACATTCGCTGCAGTAACAACATAAAgcttttaataaaaatgtcaagCGCATTGAAGTGCATTGAGGAAAGTAGCAGCCAAATGTGCACGTCGCCGAAAGGTCAAGGGGATGTAAAGGTACAGAAACATAGATAAGTTTTTTCTATTAATTTCAGTAATAAATTTATGTGTATGTTGTCGTTATGAGTCGTTAATCAAGATGATTGTTACGTATACAGCAACTTCATTGACAGCAGTGCTTACTGTGGCTTTCCATCACAAATCTCCTTGCGCAATCAGTTCTTTTTCTATGAATTCCATTAAGCTTGCAAATATTAAACTTTTAAATGCCTGAGTTTGACCTTTTGCGCCAAGCATTGTTGGCCTGACATGTGTCAAATATGTGTTACCAAATCAAGCTGCAGGTCGCATGTGCTCGCCTTTGTTTCACACGACTAGCTCTCGTTTGAATGTTGGCTAACCAAGCTGGCCCAAACCGCACCCCCTCCATCCTTCCGGCCCTTTGACCCATTCTATTAGCAGGAAAAGGTTGCGAGTGCAGTCAGCTGAAAGGAGGTATGCAAACGTGTTTTCCTTGGCTCCTGCAGTTGGCTGACAGGATGCTGGACCATCTGCAGCAGCTCGGCTGACAATTTTATTGACAGCTCGACATTTAGATtgattgcagttgcagttgcgcAATTGCAAACGATAACAATACGTGGTGCAATTTGCTCCCCTGTTTGGCTCccttttctattttctttaattaaaagtttagCCAAATATTGTTTGCTTTGGCAGGGAAAAAACATTCGGGAATGTTAAGGAAATTTCGGTATGCAATTTTCTTCACTTTTTTGGTTACTTTCTCCGGTACTGTTCTGCaccttttttgtttgcttatttc carries:
- the LOC116800292 gene encoding uncharacterized protein LOC116800292; this encodes MGDIKMEGDRVPTKVCNIFHSSRQMAMEKDKTDPRESPTVATRPQAHSQKRDCYFQHPRAPHAPHPVTPATPPLP
- the LOC6615436 gene encoding probable serine/threonine-protein kinase DDB_G0267686, coding for MGIFWIAAISFSWQFSDAFYYMPKFLCIPPYVAINGSCLIPTPTEPTILPCLKNLQNSTVFPKNREVVTVSPPNLIPEDGDTIGEGHSKDKKPNIPIKIPVKPISENSPINQIPQEAGAGVEGDKTKEDLSPAVPDANKVPTESSENTLDLESNDNNIGKPEDSNQNESNPDSITQSKHKNSTLISTSPGQETNGNNLPEKGSNTNSKLKPPISEYSQINNIPPEEGSFEGDNTNKDLNPTVPEESKVPTESSENTLDSESNDNYVGKPEDSDQNESNPDIITPSQHENSSLISTNHGQETNESYLPENGYSTGSKLKPPTPKNSQINQTSPEAGAVAGDNTNQDLNPTVTDANKLPTESSENILDSEFNANNIGKPEDSNQNESNPDIITPSQHENSSLISTNPGQETNGIRDPVNGSKSISILKPPILENSQINKIPTESGAVEGDKTNKDLNLDVPYVNKFSSKNTINSQSNNTNISKPEDSDQNENNPNIITLNKTANSSVTLTNPGQETNGIRDPVNGSSASSIQNVSKPRKLDGKNFESNLGVGNDIRPGNIAEDRNQNLKKENTIVSSISENPTMNKTGDLLPENMESPTKLSSVSLAKIPSTRPTISQPPKKGISILPPKMPPRIYYDLNPPKSEIPSISGADAGFLPISPSIPDTDKLSSGILPSEIQIQTALPGDLNPSKDPSMPEMVPVRDPSIPDTENLIKNTLPSEGLSKIVSPGDLHTPIIPDTNEVINGLLPSERPNQIPLSGNKGHPNTHPITGVVSATKPVVPALPGTHNLVPVPKQPILPKIPDADHSINEEDLNAKPQSPKIHIPGAPKIIDPKIHIPESKEPILPKIPETDHLINEEDLIGKPQSPKIHIPGAPKIIDPKIHIPDSKEPILPKISETDYLINEEDLIGKPQSPKIHIPGAPKIIDPKIHIPESKESILPKISVADHLINVKDLIAKPQSPKIHIPETPKIIEPKIQIPEDPKMPKLIRPEDLYPKDINIYDLLPKDMFA